Within the Synergistota bacterium genome, the region TTCAACCCCATAGCACTGTAGCTGCTATCACACAGCCTATTTTTTCAACGGTATGTTCAATAGCTTTACTTCTTATTTCTTTCAAAGTTTGTCCTCTTATCTCGAAGGATTCTCTTACCATATTTTCAACTATCTCCATTGCTTCCTTCGCGGAGCAGAAACCAGTGAATTCCATTATTAATCCTACATCTTCTGGGTTTACTGGAATACCTATTCCTATAGATGCGGCGATTCTTTGGCCAGGTTCTTCGCTTACTAGACTTCCGTATGCTACTGGTAGAAGAGCTCCTAGCGGTACAGAGAAGCTTTCCGTTATCTCAACATGGGGGGGTAGTATACTGCTGACTTTAAGTAAATTATAGTTTCCTATTCCTGCTGATAAAAGGGCCTTATCAAAGGCAGTTAGGTGAGTTTTTCCTTCACCTTTTCCGATTACAAGGGTTGCTTTCTTTGGAACAATTAGCAACTTCACCACCTCCGAGGAGTAATTTTACCATAGCTAACGTGGTATAATCCTCTTTAAAGGAGGGATAAACCTTGGGTTTAAAAGAGAAACTGAAAAATTTGTTGAATGATAGGGTTAAAGACTGGGGAGGCAAAACAAGTTATAGAGAGCCTATATTGAAAGTTGCTTCTGTTTTTGATCCCTTATGGAAAAGGCTGAAAGAGTTATGTCCTTTTCATTTTATGCCTTGGGAACTTCTTGAGGAAGCAAAAAGCGTGGTTGTATTCTTTCTTCCGTTTTCGGAGGAGGTTATAGAGAGCAATCAAAAGGGATATTACTCTTCTAGGGAGTGGGCTGTAGCGTATCTAGAGACGAACGCTTTTCTTTATGATATTTCTTTAGAGATGATAAAACTCATGGAAGAACATGGTTATAAAGGAGTATCTATTAAGCCTACTCATAATTTTGATAAGGAAAAGCTTGTTAGTTACTGGTCTCACAGGCACGCGGGATTTATAGCAGGTATGGGGACATTTGGCCTCAATAACATGCTTATAACAGAAAAGGGTTGTGGTGGCAGATTAGGTTCGTTTGTAACTGATGCCCTTCTTGATCCTGATGATAGACCTTTAAGGGAATCTTGTTTATTTAAGAGGAATAAGAGTTGTACTCTATGTGTTAAAAGATGTCCTGTTGGGGCTCTCAAGGTTGACGGTTTTGATAGATTCTTGTGCCATAAACAGTGCCTTGAGGTTGGTTTTTACTTTAGTGACTTAGGCAAAGTTGATATTTGTGGTAAGTGTATAACTCATCCGTGTGCTCTTGGGATTCCTCAAGGATAAAGGAGGTGAAAATTATGATTAGCAGGATTGGTATACTTACAGGTGGTGGAGATTGTGCTGGTCTAAATGCTGTTATAAGAGCGGTAGTTAAGAGTGCCGTTGGAAGACATGGTTTGGAGGTTTGGGGTATTGAGAATGGTTTTAGAGGATTGGTAAAGAGAGAAATGAGGCCTTTAACTCCCAGCGATGTTTCAGGGCTACTTCCTCGCGGTGGAACTATTCTTGGAACGACTAATAGAGATAATCCGTTTCATTTCCCGGTTTATGAAGATGGGAGACTTATATATAAAGATATGTCTGATATAGCTATGGAAAATTTTAGAAGATACAAGCTTGATGCTCTTATTGTTGTTGGGGGAGATGGTAGTCTTAAAATAGCCCTTGAGTTTTGGAAAAAGAAGGGAATGCCGGTTATAGGTATACCTAAGACTATAGATAATGATCTTGAGGCTACAGATCTAACTTTTGGTTTTGATACCGCTGTATTGACAGCTACGGAAGCTCTTGATAAACTTCACACGACTGCAGAATCTCATCACAGAGTTATGATTCTTGAGGTTATGGGAAGATACGCAGGTTGGATAGCTCTTATGGCGGGTATAGCTGGTGGAGCTGATATAATTTTGATACCGGAAATACCCTTTGACTTAGAAAAGGTTTGTGAAAAGATAAGACAAAGGGAGAAAGAGGGTAAGAGATTTAGCCTAATTATGGTTGCTGAAGGTGCAAGGGAAATTGGTAAAGATATGATTGTACAAAAAGTGGTTGAAGGAAGCCCGGATCCTATTCGTTTAGGAGGTATAGGAAAATACATAGCTGATAAAATAGAGAAGATGATCGAGCTTGAAACAAGAGTTACTGTTTTAGGTCATCTTCAAAGAGGGGGTTCTCCTACGCCTATGGATAGGCTTCTTGCAACGCGTTTTGGTGTTAAAGCAGTTGAACTTGCGTTAGAAGGGCGTTTTGGAGAGATGGTTTGTTTAAGGGGAGGAGAAATATCCTCTGTTCCCATAGAGAAGGCTGTTGAGCGTTTAAAGTTGGTTTCACCTGATTGTGAGTTGGTTAAAGTTGCTCGAGCCCTTGGCATATCCTTTGGTGATTAGGAAGGAGGTTTAAGAATTGATAATAACGAAGAAAAAACCTATTGAAGAGATACTAAATGAGCTTGATAGCTATGAAAAGATTTTTATTGTTGGTTGTACCCTGTGTGCCACAGCAAGTAAAACTGGTGGAGAGGAAGAAGTTAGGGAGATGAAAGAAAAACTTGAATTTTCAGGCAAAAGAGTTGTTGGGACTGTTGTTCTTGATCCTGTTTGTAATTTACAGAAAAGCAAATTGGATTTGAAAAAGTATGTATCTGGTATTTCAGAAAGCGAAGCCCTTTTGTGTATGGCTTGTGGGAACGGACTTCAAACTTTGGGAGAGATAGTAGAGGATAAACCTATCTTTCCGGCTAATGATACCCTATTTCTTGGAGAGGTTAAGAGATTCGGAGTGTTCGAGGAAAGATGTTTGCAATGTGGAAAATGTCTTCTGACTAATGGTTTGGCCATATGTCCTCTTTCAAGATGTCCGAAGGGAATGCTTAATGGTCCATGTGGAGGAGCTAAAGATGGCTTATGCGAGGTTAATCAAGATTTGAAGTGCGTCTGGATGGAGATATATGAGAGGTTAAAAAGAATGGGTAGGCTTAGTGATCTTAAAAAGATTAATCTTCCTCTCGACTATTCTATTAAGATAAGACCGGGACAACATTATGTAAGAAGAGGTGTTCTGAATGAGCAAACTTAAGGAGAAACTTGATAGTGGAAAATTTACTATCACTGCTGAAATTGGTCCTCCCAAGGGTTCTGATGTTAGTGAGTTTAGAGAGATAGTTAAGTTATTAAAGGGGAAGATAGATGCCTTTAATGTGACTGATGGGCAAGGGGCTTCTATGAAGCTTTCTTCGCTGGCTGGCTGTCTTGTTATATTGAGCGAGGGTGAAGAACCCGTGATGCAGATGACAGGGAGAGATAGAAACAGAATAGCTATTCAATCAGAACTTTTAGGAGCTTATGCCTTGGGTATAAGGAATATTCTCGCTATTACTGGTGACTATCCTACTTTGGGGGACAATCCTGGCGCTAAACCTGTTTACGACCTTGATTCAGTGGGAATACTTTTGGCCGCATCTTCGTTGATGAAAGGAAGAGATCTTGCTGGAAACCTTCTTAAGGGCGAACCTCCTAATTTTTATCTTGGAGCAACAGCTAATCCTAATTTTTTTCCTATAGAGGTTGAATTAATAAAAATGGAGAAAAAAATAGAAGCAGGGGCGCGTTTTTTTCAAACTCAGGCAGTTTATGATATAAATGTGGCCGAAAGATTTATGAAAGAGGTGTCAAACTTCAATATAAAAGTTTTGCTGGGTATAATTCCGTTGCGAAGCTTAAAATCAGCACAGTTTGTTAGCAAGATGATTCCAGGGGTTAAAATATCAGAAGAAGTTTTACGGCGCATGGAAAACGCTTCTGATCCTAAAATTGAGGGCTTGAAGATAGCTGCTGAGCTTATAAGAAAGGTTAAAGAGCATGGGTTGGCTCATGGAGTTCATATAATGGCTATAGGTGCGGAGAAAACCGTTCCTATACTTCTAGATATGCTTTAGTCTTTAAATTCTAAGATTCTTAATTCCCATGCCAAAAAGGTAATTTCTTCCTTTATTAGCTCTTCGTGTATTGCTTTAGCGAGGGATAAGATTTGGGAGAGTTCTCCCCTTATTAAAGTACAAGTTGGGGTAACTTCATAGGGAAGCCCGGATCTTTCAATTACACTTATAGCTTTGTCTACTAATTTTATAACTTCTTCCTTATTCCTGGTACAAGGTAATACCCTTAAATCTGCTCTTACCATCTTTAAAATAGGGACGGACTTTTAAAGCCGTCCCTTATATTTTTCTTCCAAGATGTCTTTAGGTAAATATTTTCTTTCCATCTCTTTTATTTTAGGATATCCTATGAACTCGGCAAATTCCGGGAATGGCATCATATTTTCATAAGGAGGAGTTATTCCATGGTCCTTCAGGTAAGTTAAAGCGTCTTTAACTGCTTTTGCCACAGTATACAGCACGAATACAGAATGAACCACTATTTTATAACCAAGTTCTTCTGCTTCTTTGACAGTTATGAATGGAGTTTTACCCTTTTCTATAAGATTTAGCATAAGAGGTGTATCCGGTAATAACTTCGGTATCTTTTCAAGCTGTTCCAGAGATGTTGGTGATTCAATAAATATAAAGTCAGCACCTGCCTCTCTATAGTATTTTCCTCTTTTTATCGCTTCTTCAAAGCCATAGACAGCTATAGCGTCAGTTCTTGCTCCTATAAGGAAGTTAGGGTCTTCTTCTTTTTTGGCGTCTACTGCTGCTTTTACTTTCCCCACCATTTCTTCAAGAGATATTAATTGTTTTCCTTCAAGATGTCCACACCTTTTTGGCCATAGTTGATCTTCGATGAAAAGTCCACCTGCTCCCGCCCAAATATACTCCTTAACAGTTCTATAAACGTTTATGGCATTACCATAACCAGTATCAGCATCACAGAGCAGGGGTATGTTTATAGCTCTTGCCATATATTTTACTCGCTCGCACATCTCGCTAAAGCATACTAAGCCTACATCAGGTTGTCCTAAAAGTGAAGCAGCTGTTCCATACCCTGAGTGAAAGATCATTTCGAACCCTACGCTTTCAGCTAATTTGGCTGTAAGTGCATCATAAGTACCAGGTGCTACAATGATACCGTTCCTTTCTAAAAGCTCTCTTGCTTTTTTACCTGCGCTTTTTTCTTTCAAGGTCTCCCCCCTTTTTCATTAAATTATTTCTTCAAGTTCCTTTAAAACTCTTAAAACTCTTTCTGCTGCTCCCTTTATGTGTTTTTCAGTTAGTTCTGCTGCTTTTTTGGCCTCTCCAGATTTAATAGTTTCGCATATTTCTTTATGCTCTTCTAACATAGTATGTATTCTTTCAGGCATTCTGCTTGCTATCTCTCTATAGGGTAATGTTATGGCTAGAACTTCCTGTAAAACCTTTTGTAGGTAACGATTACCGCAAGCTTCATAAATAGTTTCGTCTAGTTCCCTGTTCAGTAGATCAAGAGCATTGTAATCTTCTTGCTTTACTGCTATTTCCATTCTTTGAATGATGTCATCGAGTTTCCTTTTACCCTCTTCAGATATTCTTGAAGCAGCCTTTTCAGCAGCCTTAGGTTCAAGAAGTATTCGGACTTCATAGTAATCCTCAAGCTCTCTTGTGTTTACTCCTCTTACAGTTCTAAGCTTACCTCTTTTGGTTACTAGCCCTTCGTCTTCAAGTTTCTTTAAGGCATCTCTAACAGGCGTTATGCTTACTTTGAATATTTGAGCTAGATCTCTTTCTACAAGCTTTTCCCCAACCTTTCTCTTACGGGATATAATTTCTTCTTTTAATTTTTCGTAAATTTTTTCTCCAAGAGTCTTTTTTCTTCTCACTTCGCATCACCTCTGATGTATCAAATTTCCTTAATTATGATAGCGATTTTGCTATAATAAGTCAATATATAGCTTTGAAAAAATCGTTGAGTTTTTGTTTTCTGCTAACTCCGTGCTATAATTAAAGAGGAAAGAGGGGTGAATCGGATATGCGTGTGGAGGGAATTAATGCGTGGAATAGGATTGAGCAGGCCTATAGGAGTGAAAATCAGATAACTGATCAAGTTCGGGAAAGTAGTAGAAATGAAAATAGAGCGATGGTGTATAGGGGGGATATAGAGCGTCCTCGGGAAGGGGAAACTTATAACAGGGAAGGGGAAAGAGTAACTTATGTTTCTCCTGGAAAAGTTTTTGAGGCTCAAGGTTAAATAGAACTATATTTCTTGATTTTTTAACATAAGACTGATATAATTAAAACTGGTGGTGCGGATATAGCTCAGGTGGTAGAGCATCGGCTTCCCAAGCCGAGGGTCGCGGGTTCAAATCCCGTTATCCGCTCCACTTTTTATTTTTTTATAGAGGAGGTGCTTGTGTAATGGAAGAGCTTGAAAAGAGAGTAGCAGAAGAGTCCTGGAAAGGGGAGATTTTGAGTCATATCAGGCGTAAAGAGGAAGAAAGAAAAGAAAGG harbors:
- a CDS encoding isocitrate lyase/PEP mutase family protein codes for the protein MKEKSAGKKARELLERNGIIVAPGTYDALTAKLAESVGFEMIFHSGYGTAASLLGQPDVGLVCFSEMCERVKYMARAINIPLLCDADTGYGNAINVYRTVKEYIWAGAGGLFIEDQLWPKRCGHLEGKQLISLEEMVGKVKAAVDAKKEEDPNFLIGARTDAIAVYGFEEAIKRGKYYREAGADFIFIESPTSLEQLEKIPKLLPDTPLMLNLIEKGKTPFITVKEAEELGYKIVVHSVFVLYTVAKAVKDALTYLKDHGITPPYENMMPFPEFAEFIGYPKIKEMERKYLPKDILEEKYKGRL
- a CDS encoding arginine decarboxylase, pyruvoyl-dependent, yielding MVKLLIVPKKATLVIGKGEGKTHLTAFDKALLSAGIGNYNLLKVSSILPPHVEITESFSVPLGALLPVAYGSLVSEEPGQRIAASIGIGIPVNPEDVGLIMEFTGFCSAKEAMEIVENMVRESFEIRGQTLKEIRSKAIEHTVEKIGCVIAATVLWG
- a CDS encoding GntR family transcriptional regulator, coding for MRRKKTLGEKIYEKLKEEIISRKRKVGEKLVERDLAQIFKVSITPVRDALKKLEDEGLVTKRGKLRTVRGVNTRELEDYYEVRILLEPKAAEKAASRISEEGKRKLDDIIQRMEIAVKQEDYNALDLLNRELDETIYEACGNRYLQKVLQEVLAITLPYREIASRMPERIHTMLEEHKEICETIKSGEAKKAAELTEKHIKGAAERVLRVLKELEEII
- a CDS encoding epoxyqueuosine reductase, which codes for MGLKEKLKNLLNDRVKDWGGKTSYREPILKVASVFDPLWKRLKELCPFHFMPWELLEEAKSVVVFFLPFSEEVIESNQKGYYSSREWAVAYLETNAFLYDISLEMIKLMEEHGYKGVSIKPTHNFDKEKLVSYWSHRHAGFIAGMGTFGLNNMLITEKGCGGRLGSFVTDALLDPDDRPLRESCLFKRNKSCTLCVKRCPVGALKVDGFDRFLCHKQCLEVGFYFSDLGKVDICGKCITHPCALGIPQG
- a CDS encoding 6-phosphofructokinase, with the translated sequence MISRIGILTGGGDCAGLNAVIRAVVKSAVGRHGLEVWGIENGFRGLVKREMRPLTPSDVSGLLPRGGTILGTTNRDNPFHFPVYEDGRLIYKDMSDIAMENFRRYKLDALIVVGGDGSLKIALEFWKKKGMPVIGIPKTIDNDLEATDLTFGFDTAVLTATEALDKLHTTAESHHRVMILEVMGRYAGWIALMAGIAGGADIILIPEIPFDLEKVCEKIRQREKEGKRFSLIMVAEGAREIGKDMIVQKVVEGSPDPIRLGGIGKYIADKIEKMIELETRVTVLGHLQRGGSPTPMDRLLATRFGVKAVELALEGRFGEMVCLRGGEISSVPIEKAVERLKLVSPDCELVKVARALGISFGD
- a CDS encoding methylenetetrahydrofolate reductase C-terminal domain-containing protein → MIITKKKPIEEILNELDSYEKIFIVGCTLCATASKTGGEEEVREMKEKLEFSGKRVVGTVVLDPVCNLQKSKLDLKKYVSGISESEALLCMACGNGLQTLGEIVEDKPIFPANDTLFLGEVKRFGVFEERCLQCGKCLLTNGLAICPLSRCPKGMLNGPCGGAKDGLCEVNQDLKCVWMEIYERLKRMGRLSDLKKINLPLDYSIKIRPGQHYVRRGVLNEQT
- a CDS encoding methylenetetrahydrofolate reductase, which translates into the protein MSKLKEKLDSGKFTITAEIGPPKGSDVSEFREIVKLLKGKIDAFNVTDGQGASMKLSSLAGCLVILSEGEEPVMQMTGRDRNRIAIQSELLGAYALGIRNILAITGDYPTLGDNPGAKPVYDLDSVGILLAASSLMKGRDLAGNLLKGEPPNFYLGATANPNFFPIEVELIKMEKKIEAGARFFQTQAVYDINVAERFMKEVSNFNIKVLLGIIPLRSLKSAQFVSKMIPGVKISEEVLRRMENASDPKIEGLKIAAELIRKVKEHGLAHGVHIMAIGAEKTVPILLDML